The sequence below is a genomic window from Streptomyces sp. NBC_00582.
GGGTGGAGGCCGGCGTGCGGCGCCCGCGCGGTCAGTAGGGGGAGACGGGCAGGACGTCCGGGGAGAGCGCGCCGGCGCGGGCGGAGGCGCTCGTCATACGGCGCCGGAAGTGCCGGCGGCACAGGACCTCGTAGGCGACGGTGTCCGCCTGGTCGACGTCCCCGACGACGACCTGCGCGCCCTCGACCACCATGGCGCCGCCGACCGTACGGGCGTTGTGGGTGGCGCGGGCGCCGCACCAGCACAGTGCCTCGACCTGGAGGACCTCGACGCGGTCGGCGAGTTCGACGAGCCGCTGGGAGCCGGGAAAGAGCTTGGAGCGGAAGTCCGTGGTGATGCCGAACGCGTAGACGTCTATCCCGAGGTCGTCGACCACGCGCGCGAGCTGGTCGATCTGCTCCTCGGCGAGGAACTGCGCCTCGTCCGCGATCACATAGTCCGCGCGGCCGCCCTGCGAGAGGTGGTCGACGAGGTACACGTACAGGTCCTGGCCGTCCTCGACCTCGACCGCGTCGGTGACCAGGCCCAGACGGGAGGAGAGTTTGCCCTGGCCCGCCCGGTCGTCCCGGGTGAAGATCATGCCCTGCAGTCCGCGCGCGGAGCGGTTGTGCTCGATCTGCAGAGCCAGCGTCGACTTCCCGCAGTCCATGGTTCCGGAGAAGAACACCAGCTCGGGCATGGTGGGTGGGGCACCTTTCGGTATCTGCGTCGGTATCGGTATCGGCGTCGGTATCGGCGGCGCAGCGGGAGGGGGGGCGTCAGGAGCGTACTTCGAGCAGGGGGACGAGCTGCTCGGCAGGGGTCATCGAGCCGTGGTTGCCGACCATGGCCGACTCCTTCGGCTCCCGCTCGGAGGCGATGATCAGGACGTCGTCGCGGGCGGCCGCCACCACGTCACCGAGACGGTCGTACACCCGCTCGTCGATGTGGGGTCCGAACCAGCCCGCGGCGATCGCCTCG
It includes:
- a CDS encoding thymidine kinase, whose translation is MPELVFFSGTMDCGKSTLALQIEHNRSARGLQGMIFTRDDRAGQGKLSSRLGLVTDAVEVEDGQDLYVYLVDHLSQGGRADYVIADEAQFLAEEQIDQLARVVDDLGIDVYAFGITTDFRSKLFPGSQRLVELADRVEVLQVEALCWCGARATHNARTVGGAMVVEGAQVVVGDVDQADTVAYEVLCRRHFRRRMTSASARAGALSPDVLPVSPY